From a single Streptomyces sp. 1331.2 genomic region:
- a CDS encoding type I polyketide synthase: MSSERIAIVGIGLRYPDANSASELWENVLSGRRAFRRLPDERMNQADYWSADRGAPDRHYTTKAAVLRDYAFDRIKYSVAGSTYRATDLTHWLALDVADEALADAGFPDGSGLPHQSTGVVVGNSLTGEFSRANIMRLRWPYVRRTVAAALAGRGWSPEEAATFLTELEPQYKSAFPPIDEDSLAGGLANTIAGRICNHFDLRGGGYTVDGACSSSLLSVVTAAKALADGELDVALAGGVDLSIDPFEVIGFAKTGALATGEMKVYDKDSNGFWPGEGSGMLVLMREQDALAQGRRIYASISGWGVSSDGKGGITRPEAGGHRLALARAYGRAGYGVETVSYFEGHGTGTALGDATEIEALSSARRNADPTAAPAALGTIKGNFGHTKAAAGVAGLIKAALAVHHQVIPPATGHVDPHPGLLGDTATMYVPRQAELWPADQPVRAGVSAMGFGGINTHVTVAQAPGATRREALDERTTRLVAGRQDAELLLLDAADPAALRAELTRLLDLVPKLAQAELADLAGTLADRLTAGPVRAAAVASSPEDAARALEKLLALLDSGAREAFSAGEGIFLARARTAPRIVYLFPGQGSGRGAVGAIRRRFATAEDVFRAFPLPTGGDQVATQVAQPRIVTGSLAALRVLDGLGIRADAAVGHSLGELTALHWAGAMDEEQVVRLATIRGRVMASASHGGGAMAGLAATPERTAELSAGQDVVIAGYNGPRQTVISGPAEAVDEVCRRAAAEGVPATRLNVSHAFHSPLVEPAAVAMAAELAAFELSEPVRPMASTVTGRLLDPGTDLRELLRQQVLLPVRFHEAAGAVAADADLLVEVGPGRVLSGLLAEVAPGATTLAVDTDSASIGALLRIVGAAYVLGAPVRTAALFEDRLVRPLPADGVMTFLANPCEAAPAIGADLLPPQDGHRRADGPGQDEQSVRPAPAFASGPASADTATEAADTLELLRRLAAERVELPLDSVTAQTHPMDDLHLSSITIGQIVNDVARALGRPVLAATPNYATVRLGEIAELIDQLADTAQEGAAPAGEVPGVAPWVRAFAVEHLDAALPARPQPAPGTTDGDWTVHSTPGHPLAEPLRAALAQAGIGSGVLLCLPAECGPQDTELFLTAGRAALAGPAGTRLVVVQHRLGASGLAKTLHLEHPSVPTTVVELPDTAPEGAARDEAVARVVAEAAATAGFAEVRYQQDGRRTVPVLRPLQPRPAPAGASPLDTGDVLLVTGGGKGITAECALAIAEDSGASLALIGRADPADDRELADNLARMDAAGLRYRYARADVTSPEQVAAAVRMLEGELGPVTAVLHGAGRNEPAALDALTAEDFRRTLAPKTAGLEAVLAAVEPDRLKLLITFGSIIGRAGLRGEAHYATANDWMTELTVRFQQQHPNARALALEWSVWSGAGMGERLGVVEALIREGITPISTENGIQVLRDVLADPTAGPVLVVSGRAGGLPTLTTAQRELPLTRFVERVVAHHPDIELITEAELTEGGDPYLSDHRLQDDLLFPAVIGMEAMAQVAAAVSGHQGPPLLEDVEFRRPVVVRPGGSTTIRIAALVRSPETVDVVLRSEDTDFAADHFRATLRYPRPELPGTPVPAGFGLPPVQVDPVTELYGSVLFQGKRFQRLLEYRRASARHALAEISTTAQTPWFAAFLPQDQLLADPGTRDAMMHAIQCCVPDATLLPESIERLWLADRADQDAEYVVLDARERSQDGDRYVYDLDVRTPSGTVVERWEGLTLVAVRKRDGAGPWVPAMLGSYLERSLERVLGGSRAVVVEPATEPAVEAAVESAGALGDRRTRTRTAVARALGRPVELRHRPDGKPELAGAPGREGWTVSASHGAGMTMAVVGRGRLACDLETVLERSAEDWQALLGSGQLPLRDLLVTEAADTPAVAGTRVWSALECLRKAGATSQALTLDRAHPDGWVVLSAGDATVATWVTTVNDRTEPVVFAALVGKEN; this comes from the coding sequence CGAGGCACTCGCCGACGCCGGATTCCCGGACGGTTCGGGACTGCCCCACCAGTCCACCGGCGTCGTGGTCGGAAACAGCCTCACCGGGGAATTCTCGCGGGCCAACATCATGCGGCTGCGGTGGCCCTACGTCCGCCGCACGGTGGCCGCCGCACTGGCCGGCCGGGGCTGGTCCCCGGAGGAGGCCGCGACGTTCCTGACGGAACTGGAGCCCCAGTACAAGTCCGCCTTCCCGCCCATCGACGAGGACTCGCTGGCCGGCGGCCTGGCCAACACCATCGCCGGCCGGATCTGCAACCACTTCGACCTGCGCGGCGGCGGGTACACGGTCGACGGCGCCTGCTCCTCCTCCCTGCTGTCCGTGGTCACGGCCGCGAAGGCGCTGGCCGACGGCGAGCTGGACGTGGCCCTGGCCGGCGGGGTGGACCTGTCCATCGACCCCTTCGAGGTGATCGGCTTCGCCAAGACCGGCGCGCTGGCCACCGGCGAGATGAAGGTCTACGACAAGGACTCCAACGGCTTCTGGCCCGGCGAGGGCTCCGGCATGCTGGTGCTGATGCGCGAACAGGACGCGCTGGCCCAGGGGCGGCGGATCTACGCGAGCATCAGCGGCTGGGGCGTCTCCTCGGACGGCAAGGGCGGCATCACCCGCCCCGAGGCGGGCGGCCACCGGCTCGCCCTGGCCCGCGCCTACGGGCGGGCGGGCTACGGCGTCGAGACCGTCTCGTACTTCGAGGGCCACGGCACCGGTACGGCCCTCGGCGACGCGACCGAGATCGAGGCGCTGTCCTCCGCCCGCCGCAACGCCGACCCGACGGCCGCCCCGGCCGCGCTCGGCACCATCAAGGGCAACTTCGGGCACACCAAGGCCGCGGCCGGCGTCGCCGGGCTGATCAAGGCCGCCCTCGCCGTGCACCACCAGGTGATCCCCCCGGCGACCGGCCACGTCGACCCGCACCCCGGCCTGCTCGGCGACACGGCCACCATGTACGTGCCCCGCCAGGCGGAGCTCTGGCCGGCCGACCAGCCGGTCCGGGCCGGGGTGTCGGCCATGGGCTTCGGCGGGATCAACACCCACGTCACCGTCGCCCAGGCGCCCGGCGCCACCCGCCGCGAGGCGCTGGACGAGCGCACCACCCGGCTGGTCGCAGGCCGCCAGGACGCCGAACTCCTGCTGCTGGACGCCGCGGACCCGGCCGCGCTGCGGGCCGAGCTGACCCGGCTGCTCGACCTGGTGCCCAAGCTGGCCCAGGCCGAACTGGCCGACCTGGCCGGGACCTTGGCCGACCGGCTCACCGCAGGCCCGGTCCGCGCCGCCGCCGTCGCGAGCTCCCCGGAGGACGCCGCCCGCGCCCTCGAAAAGCTGCTCGCCCTGCTCGACTCCGGGGCCCGGGAGGCCTTCTCGGCCGGCGAGGGCATCTTCCTCGCCCGGGCCAGGACCGCCCCCCGGATCGTCTACCTCTTCCCGGGCCAGGGCTCCGGCCGCGGCGCCGTCGGCGCCATCCGGCGCCGCTTCGCCACCGCCGAGGACGTCTTCCGCGCCTTCCCGCTGCCCACCGGCGGCGACCAGGTCGCCACCCAGGTGGCCCAACCGCGCATCGTCACCGGCTCGCTGGCCGCCCTGCGGGTACTGGACGGCCTCGGCATCCGGGCCGACGCCGCCGTCGGCCACAGCCTGGGCGAACTGACCGCGCTGCACTGGGCCGGCGCGATGGACGAGGAACAGGTGGTGCGCCTCGCGACGATCCGCGGCCGGGTGATGGCCAGCGCCAGCCACGGCGGCGGCGCGATGGCGGGCCTGGCGGCGACCCCGGAGCGCACCGCCGAACTGTCCGCCGGACAGGACGTGGTGATCGCCGGCTACAACGGGCCCCGGCAGACCGTGATATCCGGCCCCGCCGAGGCGGTGGACGAGGTCTGCCGCCGAGCCGCGGCCGAGGGCGTCCCGGCGACCCGCCTGAACGTCTCGCACGCCTTCCACTCTCCGCTGGTCGAGCCGGCCGCGGTCGCGATGGCGGCCGAACTGGCGGCCTTCGAGCTGAGCGAGCCGGTCCGTCCGATGGCCTCCACGGTCACCGGCCGCCTCCTCGACCCCGGTACCGACCTGCGCGAGCTGCTGCGCCAACAGGTCCTGCTCCCGGTCCGCTTCCACGAGGCCGCCGGTGCGGTCGCCGCCGACGCCGACCTGCTGGTCGAGGTCGGGCCGGGCCGGGTCCTCTCCGGCCTGCTGGCGGAGGTCGCACCCGGCGCCACCACCCTGGCGGTCGACACCGACAGCGCCTCGATCGGCGCGCTGCTCCGGATCGTCGGCGCCGCGTACGTGCTCGGCGCGCCGGTCCGCACCGCCGCGCTGTTCGAGGACCGCCTGGTCCGCCCGCTGCCGGCGGACGGGGTGATGACCTTCCTGGCCAACCCCTGCGAGGCAGCTCCGGCCATCGGCGCGGACCTGCTGCCGCCACAGGACGGACACCGCCGGGCCGACGGCCCCGGCCAGGACGAGCAGTCCGTACGGCCCGCACCCGCCTTCGCGTCCGGGCCCGCGTCCGCGGACACCGCCACCGAGGCCGCCGACACCCTGGAACTGCTGCGCCGGCTCGCCGCCGAACGGGTCGAGCTGCCGCTGGACTCCGTCACCGCGCAGACCCACCCGATGGACGACCTGCACCTGAGCTCCATCACCATCGGCCAGATCGTCAACGACGTCGCCCGGGCGCTCGGCCGCCCCGTGCTCGCCGCCACGCCCAACTACGCCACCGTGCGCCTGGGCGAGATCGCCGAACTGATCGACCAGCTGGCGGACACCGCGCAGGAGGGCGCCGCCCCAGCCGGCGAGGTCCCCGGGGTCGCCCCCTGGGTGCGGGCCTTCGCCGTCGAGCACCTGGACGCCGCGCTCCCGGCCCGGCCGCAGCCCGCGCCCGGGACCACCGACGGCGACTGGACGGTGCACAGCACCCCCGGCCACCCGCTGGCCGAACCGCTGCGCGCCGCCCTCGCCCAGGCGGGGATCGGCTCCGGCGTGCTGCTCTGCCTCCCGGCCGAGTGCGGCCCGCAGGACACCGAGCTCTTCCTGACCGCCGGGCGGGCAGCCCTGGCCGGCCCCGCCGGCACCCGGCTGGTCGTGGTCCAACACCGGCTCGGGGCGAGCGGGTTGGCCAAGACCCTGCACCTGGAGCACCCGTCGGTGCCGACCACGGTGGTCGAACTGCCCGACACCGCCCCCGAGGGAGCGGCCCGCGACGAGGCGGTGGCCCGGGTGGTCGCCGAGGCGGCCGCCACGGCCGGCTTCGCGGAGGTCCGCTACCAGCAGGACGGCCGCCGCACCGTCCCGGTGCTGCGCCCCCTGCAGCCCCGCCCGGCCCCGGCCGGCGCCTCCCCGCTCGACACCGGGGACGTCCTGCTGGTCACCGGCGGCGGCAAGGGCATCACCGCCGAGTGCGCCCTGGCGATCGCCGAGGACTCCGGCGCGAGCCTGGCCCTGATCGGCCGCGCCGACCCGGCCGACGACCGCGAACTCGCCGACAACCTCGCCCGGATGGACGCCGCCGGCCTGCGCTACCGCTACGCCCGGGCCGACGTCACCTCGCCCGAGCAGGTCGCCGCCGCGGTGCGCATGCTGGAGGGCGAGCTCGGCCCGGTCACCGCCGTCCTGCACGGCGCCGGCCGCAACGAGCCGGCCGCCCTGGACGCCCTGACCGCCGAGGACTTCCGGCGGACCCTGGCGCCCAAGACCGCGGGCCTGGAGGCCGTGCTGGCAGCCGTCGAACCGGACCGCCTGAAGCTGCTGATCACCTTCGGCTCGATCATCGGCCGGGCCGGCCTGCGCGGCGAGGCGCACTACGCGACCGCCAACGACTGGATGACCGAACTGACCGTCCGCTTCCAGCAGCAGCACCCGAACGCCCGCGCCCTCGCCCTGGAGTGGTCGGTCTGGTCCGGCGCCGGAATGGGCGAACGGCTCGGTGTGGTCGAGGCGTTGATCCGCGAAGGCATCACGCCGATCTCCACCGAGAACGGCATCCAGGTGCTCCGCGACGTCCTCGCCGACCCCACGGCCGGGCCCGTCCTGGTGGTCAGCGGCCGTGCCGGCGGCCTGCCCACCCTCACCACCGCCCAGCGGGAACTGCCACTGACCCGGTTCGTGGAGCGCGTCGTCGCACATCACCCGGACATCGAGCTGATCACCGAGGCCGAACTGACCGAGGGCGGCGACCCGTACCTCAGCGACCACCGGCTCCAGGACGACCTGCTCTTCCCGGCCGTGATCGGCATGGAGGCGATGGCCCAGGTCGCCGCCGCGGTGAGTGGGCACCAGGGCCCGCCGCTGCTGGAGGACGTCGAGTTCCGCCGCCCCGTCGTGGTGCGTCCCGGCGGCTCGACCACCATCCGGATCGCGGCGCTGGTCCGCAGCCCCGAGACGGTGGACGTGGTGCTGCGCAGCGAGGACACCGACTTCGCCGCCGACCACTTCCGGGCCACGCTGCGCTACCCCCGGCCCGAACTGCCCGGCACCCCGGTGCCGGCCGGCTTCGGCCTGCCGCCGGTGCAGGTGGACCCGGTGACGGAGCTGTACGGCAGCGTGCTCTTCCAGGGCAAGCGGTTCCAGCGCCTGCTGGAGTACCGGCGGGCCAGTGCCCGGCACGCGCTCGCGGAGATCTCCACCACCGCCCAGACGCCGTGGTTCGCCGCCTTCCTGCCGCAGGACCAGCTGCTCGCCGACCCCGGCACCCGGGACGCGATGATGCACGCCATCCAGTGCTGCGTGCCGGACGCCACGCTGCTGCCGGAGAGCATCGAACGGCTCTGGCTGGCCGACCGGGCCGACCAGGACGCCGAGTACGTGGTGCTCGACGCCCGGGAACGCTCGCAGGACGGGGACCGCTACGTCTACGACCTCGACGTGCGCACCCCCTCCGGAACCGTGGTCGAGCGCTGGGAGGGTCTGACCCTGGTCGCCGTCCGCAAGCGCGACGGGGCCGGCCCCTGGGTGCCCGCGATGCTCGGCTCGTACCTGGAGCGCAGCCTGGAGCGGGTGCTGGGCGGCAGCCGCGCGGTGGTGGTCGAACCCGCCACCGAACCCGCCGTGGAGGCCGCGGTGGAGTCCGCCGGCGCGCTCGGTGACCGCCGGACCCGCACCCGGACGGCCGTCGCCCGGGCCCTGGGCCGCCCGGTCGAGCTGCGCCACCGCCCGGACGGCAAGCCCGAACTCGCCGGTGCGCCCGGACGCGAGGGCTGGACGGTCTCGGCCTCGCACGGCGCCGGGATGACCATGGCGGTGGTGGGCCGCGGACGGCTCGCCTGCGACCTCGAAACCGTCCTGGAGCGCAGCGCCGAGGACTGGCAGGCGCTGCTCGGCAGCGGCCAACTCCCGCTGCGGGACCTGCTGGTGACCGAGGCGGCCGACACCCCGGCGGTGGCCGGCACCAGGGTCTGGAGCGCGCTGGAGTGCTTGCGCAAGGCCGGCGCGACCAGCCAGGCGCTGACCCTGGACCGCGCCCACCCGGACGGCTGGGTCGTCCTGTCCGCCGGTGACGCGACCGTCGCCACCTGGGTGACCACCGTCAACGACCGGACGGAGCCGGTGGTCTTCGCGGCGCTCGTCGGGAAGGAGAACTGA
- a CDS encoding acyl-CoA thioesterase codes for MSAYYEIRHTVGFEETNLVGNVYYVNYLRWQGRCREMFLKEKAPGVLAELQDDLKLFTLKVECDFIAEITSFAELSVRMRLEELTQTQIQFRFDYLRIDGGQESLIARGRQRIACMRGPNSATVPARVPEELRLALAPYADDPATVRSLAAGRAQ; via the coding sequence ATGTCGGCCTACTACGAGATCCGCCACACCGTGGGCTTCGAGGAGACCAACCTCGTCGGCAACGTCTACTACGTGAACTACCTGCGCTGGCAGGGGCGTTGCCGGGAGATGTTCCTCAAGGAGAAGGCGCCGGGGGTGCTCGCCGAGCTGCAGGACGACCTGAAGCTGTTCACCCTCAAGGTGGAGTGCGACTTCATCGCCGAGATCACCTCCTTCGCCGAACTGTCCGTCCGGATGCGGCTGGAGGAGCTGACCCAGACCCAGATCCAGTTCCGCTTCGACTACCTGCGCATCGACGGAGGGCAGGAGAGCCTGATCGCCCGCGGCCGGCAGCGGATCGCGTGCATGCGCGGGCCGAACTCGGCGACCGTCCCGGCCCGGGTACCCGAGGAACTGCGCCTGGCCCTGGCGCCGTACGCCGACGACCCGGCGACCGTCCGGTCCCTGGCGGCGGGGAGGGCGCAGTGA
- a CDS encoding flavin reductase family protein: MIENGRALVNTQPPAPTPTATEHITVLPGTLRETMARFATGITVLTTGGEYVHGMTANAFTSVSLEPPLVLCCVARSATMHQAITATRSFAVSVLADEQEPLARYFANKSRPRGAGQFDSVDWQPGPFTGAPLLTGSLAWLECKLAEQYDGGDHSIFLGEVLASVWAENRQALLFYGGAFHRGVGGAGGASAGRARG; encoded by the coding sequence GTGATCGAGAACGGCAGGGCCCTGGTCAACACCCAGCCGCCGGCCCCGACGCCGACGGCCACCGAGCACATCACCGTCCTCCCGGGCACCCTGCGCGAGACGATGGCCCGGTTCGCCACCGGCATCACCGTGCTGACCACGGGCGGCGAGTACGTCCACGGGATGACCGCCAACGCGTTCACCTCGGTGTCGCTGGAACCGCCACTGGTGCTGTGCTGCGTGGCCCGAAGCGCGACCATGCACCAGGCGATCACGGCGACCCGCTCCTTCGCGGTGTCCGTGCTCGCGGACGAACAGGAGCCGCTGGCACGGTACTTCGCGAACAAGAGCAGGCCGCGCGGCGCCGGCCAGTTCGACAGCGTCGACTGGCAGCCCGGCCCGTTCACCGGCGCCCCGCTGCTCACCGGCTCGCTCGCCTGGCTGGAGTGCAAGCTCGCCGAACAGTACGACGGCGGCGACCACTCCATCTTCCTGGGCGAGGTGCTCGCCTCGGTCTGGGCCGAGAACCGGCAGGCGCTGCTGTTCTACGGCGGCGCCTTCCACCGGGGCGTCGGCGGCGCCGGCGGGGCGAGCGCCGGCCGGGCGAGGGGGTGA
- a CDS encoding NAD-dependent epimerase/dehydratase family protein, with protein MLVSVTGGTGFVGIHSVAETVRRGHRVRMLVRDPAAAERALGLLEVDRGSVDLVVGDVIDEGDAARAVRGADAVLHAAGVYSFDSRQYAAMRRTNERGTEVVLAAARRSGAGRIVHVSSIVALLPSGGRPLAEHSPVGRPRDPYMATKAGAERIARRHQREGAPVVISYPPALLGPQDPREGDQNTRLRNTLRGLMPIWPLGGYPVGDVRDTARLHGHLLTAPSTAPDRHFGPGFHLETRQYLRILREVTGRRLPAAFLPARAMLPVGALVSLVQRGWPWHIPAEFGAVYTCAWAAPVDPAASTGGLTPRPTAETMADTVRWLHRQGRLTDRQAGLLAGEKGE; from the coding sequence ATGCTGGTGAGCGTGACCGGCGGCACCGGGTTCGTCGGCATCCACTCGGTCGCGGAGACGGTCCGCCGCGGACACCGGGTGCGGATGCTGGTCCGCGACCCGGCCGCCGCCGAACGGGCCCTCGGCCTGCTGGAGGTGGACCGGGGGAGCGTCGACCTGGTCGTCGGGGACGTCATCGACGAGGGCGACGCGGCCCGCGCCGTACGCGGCGCCGACGCCGTGCTGCACGCTGCGGGCGTGTACTCCTTCGACAGCCGGCAGTACGCGGCGATGCGCCGGACCAACGAACGGGGAACCGAGGTGGTGCTGGCCGCCGCCCGGCGGTCCGGCGCCGGCCGGATCGTCCACGTCTCCAGCATCGTCGCCCTGTTGCCCTCCGGGGGGCGCCCGCTCGCGGAGCACTCCCCGGTCGGCCGCCCCCGGGATCCGTACATGGCGACCAAGGCCGGCGCCGAGCGCATCGCCCGCCGCCACCAGCGCGAGGGCGCGCCCGTGGTGATCAGCTACCCGCCCGCGCTGCTCGGCCCGCAGGACCCGCGGGAGGGCGACCAGAACACCCGGCTGCGCAACACGCTGCGCGGGCTGATGCCGATCTGGCCGCTCGGCGGCTACCCGGTCGGCGACGTCCGCGACACCGCGCGCCTGCACGGCCACCTGCTGACCGCGCCGAGCACGGCCCCGGACCGGCACTTCGGCCCCGGCTTCCACCTGGAGACCCGGCAGTACCTGCGGATCCTGCGGGAGGTCACCGGGCGGCGGCTGCCCGCGGCCTTCCTGCCGGCCCGCGCCATGCTGCCGGTGGGCGCGCTGGTCTCCCTGGTCCAGCGCGGCTGGCCCTGGCACATCCCCGCGGAGTTCGGCGCCGTCTACACCTGTGCCTGGGCGGCGCCGGTGGACCCGGCCGCGAGCACCGGCGGGCTGACGCCGAGGCCGACCGCCGAGACCATGGCCGACACGGTGCGCTGGCTGCACCGACAGGGGCGGCTGACCGACCGCCAGGCCGGGCTCCTCGCGGGGGAGAAGGGGGAGTAA
- a CDS encoding peptidase inhibitor family I36 protein: MNRKIAAGIVAAAAVATLCGMTGSAYAAGPGGAEACPSGSLCLYFNSPQFGWGSFEHWSPGSYGNLGNYQFRNWGNGSGYGVTVGGHAASVVNNTNQDWIICADTGWYNCQKFGPGFSDALPAFLHDAEWAMESTG, translated from the coding sequence GTGAATCGGAAGATCGCCGCCGGCATCGTGGCGGCGGCCGCAGTGGCCACGCTCTGCGGGATGACGGGTTCGGCGTACGCCGCGGGGCCGGGCGGCGCCGAGGCGTGCCCCTCGGGGAGCCTCTGCCTGTACTTCAACTCGCCGCAGTTCGGCTGGGGTTCCTTCGAGCACTGGTCCCCCGGCAGCTACGGCAATCTCGGCAACTACCAGTTCCGGAACTGGGGCAACGGCTCCGGTTACGGGGTCACGGTCGGTGGCCACGCGGCCTCCGTGGTCAACAACACGAATCAGGACTGGATCATCTGCGCCGACACCGGCTGGTACAACTGCCAGAAGTTCGGTCCCGGATTCTCCGACGCTCTGCCGGCGTTCCTGCACGACGCCGAGTGGGCCATGGAGTCCACCGGCTGA
- a CDS encoding peptidase inhibitor family I36 protein, whose product MKRIASIGIVAAAVAATLGVTTNSAYAAGPGGSEACPSGSICLYYNSPQYGWGAFEHWSPGGYGDLGEFTFSNWGNGSGYGVSVGGHAASVVNNTGNQLTIYNGTWGHGSVVGYIGPGYAGVLPNGLYNAEWSMYN is encoded by the coding sequence ATGAAACGCATCGCATCGATCGGGATCGTCGCGGCGGCCGTGGCCGCCACGCTCGGCGTGACGACGAACTCGGCGTACGCCGCCGGGCCCGGGGGTTCCGAGGCCTGCCCCAGCGGGAGCATCTGTCTGTACTACAACTCCCCGCAGTACGGCTGGGGTGCCTTCGAGCACTGGAGCCCGGGCGGGTACGGCGACCTCGGCGAGTTCACCTTCAGCAACTGGGGCAACGGCTCCGGCTACGGGGTCAGCGTCGGCGGCCACGCCGCGTCGGTGGTCAACAACACCGGGAACCAACTCACCATCTACAACGGCACGTGGGGCCACGGGTCGGTCGTGGGCTACATCGGCCCCGGCTACGCGGGTGTCCTGCCGAACGGGCTCTACAACGCCGAGTGGTCGATGTACAACTGA
- a CDS encoding SpoIIE family protein phosphatase encodes MTASSDASSGAPLTPSGPGGLLDLLGVAAAVLDADGRIVLWSPQAQDLFGWSPEEALGRYAAKLLVREEHVDQVLELFAKVMGGAGPWAGVFPVRHKDGSTRLIEFRNMRLQDAHGGLYALGLATDMGVLRGVERDLALSVRLVAQSPIGLAVFDPQLRFVLVNPALERINGLPAAHHLGRTVRETLPFLDADDVEAVMRRVLATGTPRLDHYTTGRTPADPDHDHAWLVSYYRLDDPAGRVIGLATSVLDVTESHLAATEAAKTRRRLVLIAEASTRIGTTLDLDRTARELADLVVPELADVAAVDVLDSVLEPRTSAGPGTGPATFRALAVRATRPGAAVQAADPPGEIAKYDADRLVTRSVRTGRPVLVARVREQALPRIARDEAGAALLAEAGLHSYLAVPLIARGEVLGALDLKRTDNPLPFDEDDVVLAGELAARAAVCIDNARWYQSQRNTALTLQRHLLPRPPPHAAGLELAYRYQPAAAASEAGGDWFDAIPLGGDRTALVVGDVMGHGINAAATMGRLRTATSTLTGLDLDPAQVLRHLDRTTADLDDVIATCVYAVFDPHRQQCRIALAGHLPPVHLRPTGPPELLDLPTGTPLGIGDTAFRTTELDLRTGDRLLLYTDGLVETRDQPIDARLDHLLALLSGPPLPLEATADRLLTDLRHRDDEDDVALLIAEVAEETEGPD; translated from the coding sequence ATGACTGCTTCCTCCGATGCTTCCTCCGGTGCGCCGCTGACGCCGTCCGGGCCCGGCGGGCTGCTGGATCTGCTCGGTGTCGCCGCGGCGGTGCTGGACGCCGACGGGCGGATCGTCCTGTGGAGCCCGCAGGCGCAGGACCTGTTCGGGTGGAGCCCCGAGGAGGCGCTGGGCCGGTACGCGGCGAAGCTGCTGGTGCGCGAGGAGCACGTCGACCAGGTCCTCGAACTGTTCGCGAAGGTCATGGGCGGTGCCGGGCCGTGGGCCGGGGTCTTCCCGGTACGGCACAAGGACGGCAGCACCCGGCTGATCGAGTTCCGCAACATGCGTCTGCAGGACGCGCACGGCGGCCTCTACGCCCTGGGACTCGCCACCGACATGGGCGTGCTGCGCGGCGTCGAACGCGATCTGGCCCTGTCCGTACGGCTGGTCGCCCAGTCCCCGATCGGGCTGGCCGTCTTCGACCCGCAGCTGCGGTTCGTCCTGGTCAACCCGGCGCTGGAGCGCATCAACGGGCTGCCGGCCGCGCACCACCTCGGCCGCACCGTCCGGGAGACCCTGCCCTTCCTCGACGCGGACGACGTCGAGGCCGTGATGCGCCGGGTCCTGGCCACCGGTACGCCCCGGCTCGACCACTACACGACCGGCCGCACACCCGCCGACCCGGACCACGACCACGCCTGGCTGGTGTCCTACTACCGCCTGGACGACCCGGCCGGACGGGTGATCGGCCTGGCGACCTCCGTCCTGGACGTCACCGAGAGCCACCTCGCGGCGACCGAGGCCGCCAAGACCAGGCGGCGGCTGGTCCTCATCGCCGAGGCCTCGACCCGGATCGGCACCACCCTCGACCTCGACCGGACCGCCCGGGAGCTGGCCGACCTCGTCGTCCCGGAGCTCGCGGACGTCGCCGCCGTGGACGTCCTCGACTCCGTCCTGGAACCGCGCACCAGCGCCGGGCCCGGCACCGGCCCGGCGACCTTCCGCGCCCTGGCCGTCCGGGCCACCCGCCCCGGCGCCGCCGTCCAGGCCGCCGACCCACCCGGGGAGATCGCCAAGTACGACGCCGACCGCCTGGTCACCCGGAGCGTCCGGACCGGCCGCCCGGTGCTCGTCGCCCGCGTCCGCGAGCAGGCCCTGCCGCGGATCGCCCGCGACGAGGCGGGTGCCGCCCTCCTCGCCGAGGCCGGCCTGCACTCCTACCTGGCCGTACCGCTGATCGCCCGCGGCGAGGTGCTGGGCGCCCTGGACCTCAAGCGCACCGACAACCCGCTGCCGTTCGACGAGGACGACGTGGTCCTGGCCGGCGAGCTGGCCGCCCGCGCCGCCGTCTGCATCGACAACGCCCGCTGGTACCAGAGCCAGCGCAACACCGCCCTCACCCTCCAGCGCCACCTGCTCCCCCGCCCGCCACCGCACGCCGCCGGTCTGGAGCTCGCCTACCGCTACCAGCCGGCGGCCGCCGCCTCCGAGGCCGGGGGCGACTGGTTCGACGCCATCCCGCTCGGCGGCGACCGGACCGCGCTGGTCGTCGGGGACGTCATGGGCCACGGCATCAACGCCGCCGCCACCATGGGCCGGCTGCGCACCGCCACCAGCACCCTGACCGGCCTCGACCTCGACCCGGCCCAGGTGCTGCGGCACCTCGACCGCACCACCGCCGACCTCGACGACGTGATCGCCACCTGCGTCTACGCCGTCTTCGACCCGCACCGGCAACAGTGCCGCATCGCCCTCGCCGGCCACCTGCCCCCCGTCCACCTGCGGCCCACCGGCCCGCCCGAACTGCTCGACCTGCCGACCGGCACACCCCTGGGGATCGGCGACACCGCCTTCCGCACCACCGAGCTCGACCTGCGCACCGGCGACCGCCTGCTGCTGTACACCGACGGCCTCGTGGAGACCCGCGACCAGCCCATCGACGCCCGCCTGGACCACCTCCTCGCCCTCCTCTCCGGCCCGCCCCTGCCCCTGGAGGCCACCGCCGACCGGCTGCTGACCGACCTGCGGCACCGGGACGACGAGGACGACGTCGCCCTGCTCATCGCCGAAGTCGCCGAGGAGACCGAAGGACCCGACTGA